TCGTGCGCAGTGGTGCGTGGCGGACCTTCGAGGCGAGGCCCAGGAAGAGGGCGAGGTTCCACCGGGTCTGGATGTTGGGCACGGCCTGGAAGACGGCGTCGCGGCGGCGGACCGGCTCGACCAGCGTCCGGTACTCCTTCCACTTGGCGAACACCGACGGGGTGGGCCGGCTGCGGTAGCGGTCGCCGTCGCACTTGTCCCAGGGAAGGGTGTTGATGGAGAGGCCCAGATAGCCGGCGTCGAGGGCCTGGTCGACCATGGCCCGCATGGTGGCGATCTCGCCGGCGGTGGGAATGACGTGGTCGTCGACCGAGCGCCCGAAGCCCATGACGTGGGCCCGGATGGCCGAGTGGCCGAGGAGCGAGACCACGTTGGGCCCGAGGGGCAGGTCCTCGAGGTGGTCGAGGTACCCGGCGGGGGAGTCCCAGTCGACGATCTGGCGGAGCTTGGGCAGCACGTCGGCCCGGGGGATGCCCTCGACGCGGCAGAACATGTCGGCGAGGTCCTCGGGCTCGCCCACGGCGAACGACAGGCCGCACGAGCCCACGAGCACGGTGGTGATGCCGTGGCGCACGGACTCAGTGAGGTCCGGCGCGAACTCGACCTCGGCGTCGTAGTGCGTGTGGAGGTCGAGGAACCCCGGGGTGACCCAGCAGCCGGTGGCATCGATGACCTCGGCGCCGGCCGGGGCCTCGATGGACGGGGCGATGAAGCGCACGACGCCGTCCTCGACGAGCACGTCGGCCCGACGCCCGTCGGCGCCACTTCCGTCGAAGACCGTGCCGCCCGTGATCACCGTCGCTTCCACACCGAGAAGCTACCGCCCGCCCGACGCCGTACCGTCGGTGGGCCATGGCCCGACCGGACACCCGCCGCCTGGAAACCCTGCGCGCCGACCAGGCCCGCCGCATCCACCTCGCGGCGCAGGGCTTCGCCGCGCCCCGACCGTCGGGTCGGGTCGATCGCCGTCACGTGCGCCGGATGTTCGATCGCCTCGGGCTGCTCCAGATCGACTCGGTCAACGTCCTGGTGCGTAGCCACTACCTGCCGCTGTTCTCGCGCCTCGGCCCGTACGACCGCTCGTTGCTCGACCGCTTCGCCTACCGCCAGCACGAGGCCTTCGAGTACTGGGGCCACGAGGCATCGCTGATCCGCTCCGATCTCCAGCCCCTGCTGCGGTGGCGCATGGCCCGTGAACACCAGGGGTCGGGGATGCGCGAGTTCGGCCGGGAGAACGGCGACCTCATCGAGACGGTGTGGCGCGACGTGCTGGACCGTGGGCCCGTCAGCGCCGGCGAGCTCGACGAGGCCGAGCGCAAGAAGGGGCCGTGGTGGGGCTGGGGGGACACGAAGCGGGCCCTCGAGCACCTCTTCTACACGGGGCGCGTCGGGGCCCTCCGGCGAGCCAGCTTCGAGCGGGTCTACTGCGACCCCCGGCTGGTCCTCCCCGCCGCCGTCGCCGACGCTCCGACCCCGGACGAGCGCGATGCACTCGTCGCCCTGCTGGAGCAGTCCGCCCGTGGTCACGGCATCGGCACCGCCCGGGACCTCGCCGACTACTTCCGCCTGCCCATCACCGAGGTGCGGCCGCTCCTGCACGAGATGGCCGGCGCCGGCCTCCTGCACGAGGTGACGGTGGAGGGCTGGAAGCACCCGGCCTACCTCCATCCTGCGGCCGCCGTGCCCCGCAAGGTGGACGCCTGCGCCCTCGTGTCGCCCTTCGACTCGGTGATGTGGGAGCGCGACCGCGTCGAGCGCGTCTTCGGCTTCCGCTACCGCATCGAGATCTACGTCCCGAAGCCGAAGCGCACCTTCGGCTACTACGTGCTGCCGTTCCTGTTGGGCGACCGCTACGTCGCCCGGGTCGACCTCAAGGCCGATCGGGCCGACTCCTGCCTGCTCGTCCAGTCCGCGCACGCCGAGGAAGGGGTCGATCATGATGAGGTGACCGAGCGCCTGGCGGTCGAGCTCCGCACCCTGGCGGGTTGGCTGGGGCTCGACGACGTGACCGTCGTGGATCGGGGCGACCTGGCCCCCGCGCTCCGCTCCGCCTCGCCCTAGGGTCGTCGACATGGGTGGGAGCGGGGACGCGACGGTGGGGCCCGAGCCGGCGGAGCACGACGACGGCATCCCGCGGGACGAGGTCGAGGAGGCCGTCGAGGAGGCGGTCGTAGAGGCCGTCGAGGAGGTCGAGCAGCGGGTGGCCGAAGGGCGCCACGCCACCAACCTCGAGCTCTTCCTCGATCTCGTCTTCGTGTTCGCGGTCACCGAGGTGGCTGCGGTGTTGGCCGGGGACCTGCACTGGGCGGGGTTCGGCCGGGGTCTGCTCCTGGCGTGGTTGGTGTGGTGGCTGTGGTCGCAGTTCACCTGGCTGGGATCGGCGGTCGACCTCGGTCGGGGGTCGCTCTCCCAGTACCTCGTGCTGCTGGCCGTCCCTCCCGCGCTGCTCATGGCGGTGGCCCTGCCCGACGCCTACGGCGCCACCGGCACGAAGTTCGCGGCGGCCTACCTCGTGGTGAACCTGTGGTGCCTCGCCATCCAGGGCCGCAACGTCTGGGCCGACGCGGCGTCCCGTTCGGCGTGGCTGCAGTACATCCCGCTGGCCGCGCTGGCGCCGCTGGCTCTGTTCGCCGGCTCGTTCCTCGACGGCGACGCCCGGGTCGCGGTCTGGGCGCTCGTCGCCGCGTTCAACGTGGGCAGCGCCCTCGCGGCCGGGCGCCAGGACGAGGCCGGTGGTCGGGAGTGGAACATCGAGCCCACCCACTTCGCCGAGCGCCACGCGCTGTTCGTCATCATCTCCCTGGGCGAGGTGCTCGTGGCCGTCGGCGCCACCGCCGCCGAGGCGGAGCTGACCACCACCATCGGAGTAGGCCTCGTCACCGCCGTCGGCCTGGCCTGCGTGTTCTGGTGGGCCTACTTCGCCTACATCCCCGGCGTGGTCGAAGGCCGTCTGGCGAGCGCGGCACCCCGTGACCGTGGGCGGGTGGCCCGGGACCTCTTCACCTTCGGCCACTTCCCGGTCGTGTTCGGGCTCGTGCTCTACGCCGTGGTCGCGAAGCACGTCGTGGCCCACCCGACCGACCCGCTCGGCACGGCCGACCTCGTCGCCCTCGCCGGCTCGGTCGCGTTCTTCGTGGGCGGCCTCGCCGCCCTCCAGTGGCAGTGCGTGCATCGGATCTCCCGGGAGCGGATGCTGCTGGTCGCCGCGGTGGCGGCGCTGTGCGCCCTCGTCGGCCCGCACGTCGACGCCGTGGCGATCGTCGCCCTGGTCGGCCTCACCGTGCCGGCGCAGCAGGTCCACACGTATCGGACGTTCCGGCGCGCGACCATGGCGTCGTGACCGAACGCGCCCACGACCAGCTGCCGGAGACCTGGGGCTCGGTGGCGGCCGGGTACGACGCCTCCTTCGCGGGGTACACCGGGGCCTACGCCGACGCCCTCCTCGACATCGTGGCCATCGACGCGAACGAGCAGGTGCTCGACGTGGCTGCGGGCTCGGGGGCTTTCAGCCTGCGTGCGGCCCGGCTCGGGGCCGAGGTCACCGCGACCGACTTCGCTCCCGGCATGGTCGAGCTGCTGCGGGAGCGCTTCGTCGCACAGGGCCACCACCACTGCAGCGCCGCGGTCATGGACGGGCAGGCCCTCGACCTCCCCGACCACACCTTCGACCTCAGCGTGTCGATGTTCGGCGTCATCTTCTTCCCCGACATCGATGCCGGGCTGCGCGAGCTGACCCGCGTCACCCGTCCAGGAGGCCGCGTGGCCGTGGCCACCTGGGATCTCGGCGGCTTCCGCCTCGTCGACCTGGTCCGCGAGGCGCTGCGTCAGGCGCTGCCCGATCTCGACCTCCCCACGGCCGAGCCGGTCTGGGCCCGCATCGGCGACGCCGAAGGCCTGGGCGCGGCCCTGCGGGGCGCCGGGCTCGTCGACGTCGCCGTCCACCCCGTCACCCACGCCTGGACCTGGGACGACCCGGGTGGGTTCTTCCGGGAGCTCCCGGCCTGGTCGCCACCGGTCCAGCCGCTCTTCCAGATCCTCGACGAGGCACAGATCGCGGCCGGAGCGGCGGCGTTCGCCGAGCTCGTGAGCCACGCCGGCGGCACCCGCAGCGGCATCGACGTGACCGCCCTCCTCGGCCTGGGCACCCCGCCGCCGGCCGGTTCCTGATGGCCCGCAACGTCCTCGGTGGCGAGCTCGCCTCGTGCAGCGAGTCGCCCCGCACCGGCTACTACCGCAACGGCTGCTGTGACACGGGCCCCGGCGACCTGGGCGTCCACACCGTCTGCGCCCGCGTGACGGCCGAGTTCCTCGAGTTCTCACGGGCGCAGGGCAACGACCTCACCACCCCGCACCCCGAGCTGGAGTTCCCGGGCCTGCAACCGGGGGACCAGTGGTGCCTCTGTGCACCGCGCTGGCAGGAGGCGTTCGAGGCCGGGGTCGCGCCGCCCGTGGTGCTCGAGGCGACCCACGTCGGCACCCTCGAGTGGTGCGACCTCGCCGCCCTCCAGGCGCACGCCGTCACCGACTGAACGGCGCCCGCGCCGTCAGCTGACGGTGGGCAGGGCCGGCACCGCGGCGCCCTTGCGGTCACGGTCGCACGCGGTGCGGACGTGGCAGCCCTGGAGGTGGTCGTTGACCAGGCCGAGGGACTGCATCGCGGCGTAGGCGGTGGTCGGCCCCACGAAGCGGAAGCCGTGACGCTTCAGCTCCTTCGACAGCGCGGTGGACTCGGGGGTGCTCGCCGCGATGTCGCCGAGGCCGGCGGGCACGGGGCGGCCACGGCGCGGCGGCTCGAACGACCACACCAGCGCGGCCAGCGAGCCGAAGCGCTCCTGCACGTCGAGCACGGCGCCGGCGTTGTCGATGGCGGCCTCGATCTTGCCCCGGTGGCGCACGATGCCGGCGTCGCCGAGGAGGCGTTCGACATCGGCGTCGCCGAAGCCCGCCACCACGGCAGGGTCGAAGCCGGCGAAGGCCCGGCGGAAGCCCTCACGCTTGCGCAGGATGGTGAGCCACGAGAGGCCGGACTGGAAGCCCTCGAGGCAGAGCTTCTCGTACAGGCGCACGTCGTCGACGACGGGGCGTCCCCACTCGTCGTCGTGGTAGGCGGCGTAGTCCTCGGTGCCGGTGGACCACCAGCAGCGGCGCTTGCCGTCGGCGCCCCGCTCGACGCCCGGTCGCTCGTCGCTCACCACCGGTTGCGGGCCTCCTCCGCCCAGCCGACGACGCCGTCGAAGGCGAGCTCCTCACCGGCCTCCGTGCGCAGCGTGCCCGCCCAGGTGCCGAACACCTGGTGGACCTCCATCGAGAGCACGCCGAGGCTGGTGCGCGAGTGCTTGTCGTGCACGGGGGTGAGGGTGGCGTCGACGAGCCCGCCGGCGGTGTCGCGCACGCGCCAGTGCTCGAGGGGTCGGTCCCAGTCGTAGGTCCACTCGAGCTCGTCGTGGATCTTCGTGAGCCGCCCGTCCACGCACAGCCCGTTCTCGGTGTGGCCGGTGCCCTCGGTCCACTTGCCGCCGAATTGGAGCCCCACGGTCCGACCGTCGGCGGCCCGCCCGGAGGCGGTGCCCCAGTTCCAGCGGATGGAGTAGGGCCAGAGGCCGCGCCCGAGGTCGAGCGTGCCGAAGGCCTCGTCGGCGGATCCTGGGGCCCCACCGACCGCCACGACCTGATCACCCAGGCGGACCTCGCCGTGGGCGGGGCGGGTGTTCTGCTTGCTCGTGTACTGGAAGCGCTTGGGCGACCACGGGATGACGACGTTGAGGGTCTCGTGGTCGGCGGGCCGCTCGACGGTGAGGTCGATGCTGACGGCGCCGACCGTCGCGTCCTTCGTCCAGGCCGTGAGTCGGGTGTGGTCGGCCTGCTCGTCGATCGTGACCGACAGCCCGCCTCCTTCGACGGCCATCCGACCGGTGCACGGCTGGTCGGGCAGGGCGACGCCTCGGCCGAGCGGGATGACCCGTGCGACGTCGATCACGAGCCCGTCGGCGGGCCGGCAGATCCACAGGCCGGCGATGCCGACGTAGTCGACGTCGGCGTAGGTGAGCGAGACGTACAGGTGGGGCGTGGTGACGCACCAGTACTCCCACCGCTTGCGCCGGCCCCACGGGCCCTTCAGGTTGGCCCGGTGCAGGGGGCGCCGTGACCAGCCCGCGGCCCCCGCGGCGAGGCGGCCGCCCTCGTCGCAGAGGTCCACCGGCGTGATGATCTCGCGCTCGGTGGCGGCGCCGTCCGCCGCCGGGTCAGCGGTCATCATCGACCGGCCCGTCGTCGGTGCCCGCGGCGTCGGCGACTTCGGCGACGTCTCCGGGTGCACCTTCGTGCTCCGGGTCGCGGCCACCGCGCAGACCGATGCGCCGGAGGGCGTCGTTGGCCCAGAGGGCGGGCCCGGCGGTCACCTCCAGTGCGTCGACGAGACGGCCGACCTGGTGGGTCAGCTCGCCGACGTCGCCGATGGTGTCGGCCATGCCGCTGCGCAGGTCGTCCACCCCCACCACCACCTGGCTGAAGCGGTCGATGGCGGCGTCGAGCTTGGCGATGGTGCCGTCGAGGCTGCTGAGGGTGGCGTGCATGTGGTCGACGGTGGCGTTGAGGGCCTCGAGGGTCTCGTCGACCGAAAGGACGGCGTCCGCCATGCGCCGGGCCCGGGAGGCCGGCCGCTCGCTGCTCATGGGCGCCGACGGTACCCGCGCCGCGGCCCCTGTGAGCGGGCGGCGCGGGTGGCTCGGGCTGGCTGGGTCAGGCCGTGACGGTGAAGCCGGTGATCATGCCCTCTTCCACGTGGCTCTCGACGGTGCCGTCGTCCTCGGTCTCCACGATGTTGCAGAAGAGGGTGTAGTCGCCCTCGGTCAACTCGAACGTCCCGGTGCAGGACGTCCCGCCCGGGAAGGGCTCGATCTCGCCGATGAGGGCGCCGTCGGGCAGCGCCTCCTCGTCGACCTGGCCGTCGACGATCTCGAGCTCGTCTTCGGTGGCCTTGACCACCACCAACTCGTGGGGCTCCTCGCCGTCGTTCTTGGC
Above is a window of Acidimicrobiales bacterium DNA encoding:
- a CDS encoding DNA-3-methyladenine glycosylase I yields the protein MSDERPGVERGADGKRRCWWSTGTEDYAAYHDDEWGRPVVDDVRLYEKLCLEGFQSGLSWLTILRKREGFRRAFAGFDPAVVAGFGDADVERLLGDAGIVRHRGKIEAAIDNAGAVLDVQERFGSLAALVWSFEPPRRGRPVPAGLGDIAASTPESTALSKELKRHGFRFVGPTTAYAAMQSLGLVNDHLQGCHVRTACDRDRKGAAVPALPTVS
- a CDS encoding DUF2804 domain-containing protein yields the protein MMTADPAADGAATEREIITPVDLCDEGGRLAAGAAGWSRRPLHRANLKGPWGRRKRWEYWCVTTPHLYVSLTYADVDYVGIAGLWICRPADGLVIDVARVIPLGRGVALPDQPCTGRMAVEGGGLSVTIDEQADHTRLTAWTKDATVGAVSIDLTVERPADHETLNVVIPWSPKRFQYTSKQNTRPAHGEVRLGDQVVAVGGAPGSADEAFGTLDLGRGLWPYSIRWNWGTASGRAADGRTVGLQFGGKWTEGTGHTENGLCVDGRLTKIHDELEWTYDWDRPLEHWRVRDTAGGLVDATLTPVHDKHSRTSLGVLSMEVHQVFGTWAGTLRTEAGEELAFDGVVGWAEEARNRW
- a CDS encoding YcaQ family DNA glycosylase, giving the protein MARPDTRRLETLRADQARRIHLAAQGFAAPRPSGRVDRRHVRRMFDRLGLLQIDSVNVLVRSHYLPLFSRLGPYDRSLLDRFAYRQHEAFEYWGHEASLIRSDLQPLLRWRMAREHQGSGMREFGRENGDLIETVWRDVLDRGPVSAGELDEAERKKGPWWGWGDTKRALEHLFYTGRVGALRRASFERVYCDPRLVLPAAVADAPTPDERDALVALLEQSARGHGIGTARDLADYFRLPITEVRPLLHEMAGAGLLHEVTVEGWKHPAYLHPAAAVPRKVDACALVSPFDSVMWERDRVERVFGFRYRIEIYVPKPKRTFGYYVLPFLLGDRYVARVDLKADRADSCLLVQSAHAEEGVDHDEVTERLAVELRTLAGWLGLDDVTVVDRGDLAPALRSASP
- a CDS encoding methyltransferase domain-containing protein, encoding MTERAHDQLPETWGSVAAGYDASFAGYTGAYADALLDIVAIDANEQVLDVAAGSGAFSLRAARLGAEVTATDFAPGMVELLRERFVAQGHHHCSAAVMDGQALDLPDHTFDLSVSMFGVIFFPDIDAGLRELTRVTRPGGRVAVATWDLGGFRLVDLVREALRQALPDLDLPTAEPVWARIGDAEGLGAALRGAGLVDVAVHPVTHAWTWDDPGGFFRELPAWSPPVQPLFQILDEAQIAAGAAAFAELVSHAGGTRSGIDVTALLGLGTPPPAGS
- a CDS encoding low temperature requirement protein A, whose product is MGGSGDATVGPEPAEHDDGIPRDEVEEAVEEAVVEAVEEVEQRVAEGRHATNLELFLDLVFVFAVTEVAAVLAGDLHWAGFGRGLLLAWLVWWLWSQFTWLGSAVDLGRGSLSQYLVLLAVPPALLMAVALPDAYGATGTKFAAAYLVVNLWCLAIQGRNVWADAASRSAWLQYIPLAALAPLALFAGSFLDGDARVAVWALVAAFNVGSALAAGRQDEAGGREWNIEPTHFAERHALFVIISLGEVLVAVGATAAEAELTTTIGVGLVTAVGLACVFWWAYFAYIPGVVEGRLASAAPRDRGRVARDLFTFGHFPVVFGLVLYAVVAKHVVAHPTDPLGTADLVALAGSVAFFVGGLAALQWQCVHRISRERMLLVAAVAALCALVGPHVDAVAIVALVGLTVPAQQVHTYRTFRRATMAS
- a CDS encoding DUF2237 domain-containing protein, with product MARNVLGGELASCSESPRTGYYRNGCCDTGPGDLGVHTVCARVTAEFLEFSRAQGNDLTTPHPELEFPGLQPGDQWCLCAPRWQEAFEAGVAPPVVLEATHVGTLEWCDLAALQAHAVTD